One Thunnus albacares chromosome 12, fThuAlb1.1, whole genome shotgun sequence genomic region harbors:
- the LOC122994242 gene encoding growth/differentiation factor 3: protein MLRSHTLRRLISCVLLLLVSLSSSGESRPHVAHEGAPDVDGTDSQRVLLLEAVKTGILGSLGMDREPRPARKASEQELRKMHRLYREKLREMRTNSSQPMRETWQPTMPTVLFPATVVPVKVLRRAEHPQTDQRMQWYRAVFHKNPNIQTELTLARAELKISKHILNKPTSVQPDVNQEINVKVSGMNPVNSAAWTHVDSVIHANVSSTQDVMLDISPEVEKWMRADGDQSLVVDVGMVVGERDALKVNPTISLELGLMQPKPARRRRQPRSNKEDNCDERGWCCRKSVTVSFKDIGWTDWVVAPAEYTMHYCDGTCPHNYKPASMHTQVKSRMHQITKGGTPRPCCVPATYEPMVIMHYDSRDNLKLTPFDDLIVSKCHCA from the exons ATGCTCAGATCACACACACTCCGCCGACTCATCTCCTGCGTGCTGCTGCTCCTcgtctctctctccagctcagGGGAGAGCCGGCCTCACGTGGCCCACGAAGGTGCACCTGATGTGGACGGAACGGACAGTCAGAGGGTCCTGCTGTTGGAGGCAGTGAAGACGGGGATCCTGGGCTCACTGGGTATGGACAGGGAGCCCCGACCAGCCCGAAAGGCCTCAGAGCAAGAGTTGAGGAAGATGCATCGGCTCTACAGGGAAAAACTGAGAGAGATGAGAACAAATTCCAGCCAGCCGATGAGGGAAACCTGGCAGCCCACCATGCCCACTGTGCTCTTTCCAGCCACAG tGGTGCCAGTGAAAGTGCTTCGGAGGGCAGAACACCCACAGACAGATCAGCGCATGCAGTGGTATAGAGCTGTTTTCCATAAGAACCCAAACATTCAAACTGAACTGACACTAGCTCGGGCTGAACTGAAGATCTCCAAGCACATCTTAAACAAACCTACATCAGTTCAGCCTGATGTAAATCAAGAGATTAATGTTAAAGTCAGTGGGATGAACCCGGTGAACTCTGCTGCTTGGACACACGTAGACTCTGTGATCCATGCTAATGTCTCAAGCACTCAAGATGTGATGCTGGACATCAGCCCTGAGGTGGAGAAGTGGATGAGGGCTGATGGTGATCAGTCACTGGTTGTAGATGTGGGGATGGTTGTGGGTGAAAGAGATGCCCTGAAAGTAAATCCAACCATTTCCCTGGAGTTAGGCCTCATGCAGCCCAAACCGGCACGGAGAAGGAGGCAGCCTCGTTCCAACAAGGAAGACAACTGCGATGAACGAGGATGGTGCTGCCGCAAGTCTGTCACCGTGTCGTTCAAAGACATCGGCTGGACAGATTGGGTGGTGGCCCCGGCTGAATATACGATGCATTACTGTGATGGCACCTGCCCCCACAACTATAAGCCAGCTAGCATGCACACGCAGGTGAAGTCTCGGATGCACCAGATCACCAAAGGCGGGACACCTCGCCCCTGCTGCGTGCCGGCAACCTACGAGCCCATGGTCATCATGCACTATGACAGCAGGGATAATTTGAAGTTGACGCCTTTTGACGACTTGATTGTCAGTAAATGTCACTGTGCTTGA